A genome region from Sphingobacteriaceae bacterium GW460-11-11-14-LB5 includes the following:
- a CDS encoding RagB/SusD family nutrient uptake outer membrane protein, which produces MKKYNIILLLTIALVIQFSCKKSLEPKVYSILTEKNAFVTKSDAIAGVNAVYARLKGPSVGDNYDYWTVRHFALTDLTTDLGHCDYGGDPGQLSNIQWNSSNGLILEDWRQIYKLIANANVAISNITPMKSITDAEKSKFLAEIRFLRAIAYMDITDIWGPSVLITEKEMAAKDYSAKPQLTSLADMNKYLIGELEYAAANLPLNYVNNPIYPNNDVGRATKGAALGMLAKLYLRDHQWQKAADYCQQVIDLKVYDLYPTYAGLFAESNTWCVENIFSVLSDANVNGTELLNHFGPLEHPVLTERWQYYAVTWDFYNSFNNADDRKKMFFAEYTGTDNLIHKQAPTLGAIAPAGVLYMPNVATSKYADPNGANTYYDGHSVNILRYADILLSRAEALNEINGGPSTESIELVNKVKRRSHATELVLANLNQSTFRDAILQERGWELFYEGKRRADLVRMGKYEQVVNAYLARIGKSPSIQMPRDQFFPYPTSQVSINPNLNNAGRRN; this is translated from the coding sequence ATGAAAAAATATAATATCATTCTTTTACTGACAATTGCACTTGTTATACAATTTTCTTGTAAAAAGAGTTTAGAGCCAAAAGTGTACAGTATTCTAACTGAAAAAAATGCTTTCGTCACGAAATCGGATGCCATTGCTGGTGTAAATGCGGTTTATGCGAGATTAAAAGGACCTTCAGTTGGCGATAATTATGACTATTGGACGGTTCGTCATTTTGCCTTAACAGATTTAACCACAGATCTTGGTCATTGCGATTATGGGGGTGATCCAGGTCAACTTTCAAACATCCAATGGAACTCATCAAATGGGTTAATTTTAGAAGATTGGAGGCAGATTTATAAGTTAATTGCAAATGCAAATGTGGCAATTTCAAATATTACACCTATGAAAAGCATTACGGATGCTGAAAAAAGTAAATTTTTAGCGGAAATTAGGTTTTTAAGGGCTATTGCTTACATGGATATAACAGATATATGGGGTCCTTCTGTATTAATAACTGAAAAAGAAATGGCTGCTAAAGATTATAGCGCCAAACCACAGCTAACTTCCTTAGCCGACATGAACAAGTATTTAATCGGCGAGTTAGAATATGCAGCTGCCAATTTACCATTGAACTATGTAAATAATCCTATTTATCCAAATAATGATGTGGGAAGGGCAACCAAAGGAGCGGCTCTTGGAATGTTGGCAAAATTATATTTACGCGATCATCAATGGCAAAAAGCAGCAGATTATTGCCAGCAGGTGATTGATTTAAAAGTGTATGATTTATACCCAACCTACGCTGGATTATTCGCGGAAAGCAATACCTGGTGCGTAGAAAATATTTTTTCTGTATTAAGCGATGCAAATGTAAACGGAACAGAGCTATTAAATCACTTTGGGCCATTAGAGCACCCAGTGCTTACCGAAAGGTGGCAATATTATGCCGTTACATGGGATTTCTATAATAGTTTCAATAATGCCGACGATAGGAAAAAAATGTTTTTTGCAGAATATACGGGTACCGATAATTTGATTCACAAACAAGCCCCTACTTTAGGCGCTATTGCTCCGGCTGGAGTGTTATATATGCCTAATGTTGCTACATCAAAATATGCTGATCCGAACGGAGCCAACACATATTACGATGGTCACAGTGTTAATATCCTTCGTTATGCAGACATTTTGTTGAGTAGAGCAGAAGCATTAAATGAAATTAATGGAGGCCCTTCAACTGAAAGTATAGAGTTGGTGAATAAAGTTAAACGCCGTTCTCATGCAACTGAACTGGTTTTAGCTAACTTGAATCAAAGCACATTTAGAGATGCAATTTTACAGGAAAGAGGCTGGGAACTATTTTATGAAGGTAAACGCAGGGCTGATTTAGTAAGAATGGGCAAATACGAGCAAGTCGTTAATGCCTATCTGGCTAGAATAGGTAAAAGCCCGTCTATACAAATGCCAAGAGATCAATTTTTCCCTTATCCTACGAGTCAGGTTAGCATTAACCCTAATTTGAATAATGCTGGCCGAAGAAATTAA
- a CDS encoding 30S ribosomal protein S12 produces the protein MPTIQQLVRKGRVALEFKSKSPALDSCPQRRGVCTRVYTTTPKKPNSAMRKVARVRLTNGKEVNAYIPGEGHNLQEHSIVLIRGGRVKDLPGVRYHIIRGALDTSGVAGRNQRRSKYGTKRPKPGQVVAAPTKGKKK, from the coding sequence ATGCCAACCATTCAACAATTAGTTAGAAAAGGTAGAGTAGCACTGGAGTTCAAGAGTAAGTCTCCAGCGTTGGACAGCTGTCCACAGCGAAGAGGTGTATGTACACGTGTGTACACCACTACCCCTAAAAAACCAAACTCAGCAATGCGTAAAGTAGCCCGTGTTCGTTTAACGAACGGTAAAGAGGTGAATGCTTACATTCCTGGAGAAGGTCACAACTTACAGGAGCACTCAATCGTATTGATCCGTGGTGGTCGTGTTAAAGATTTACCAGGTGTACGTTACCACATCATCCGTGGTGCATTAGATACATCAGGTGTAGCTGGTCGTAACCAACGTCGTTCTAAATATGGTACTAAACGTCCTAAACCAGGACAGGTAGTTGCGGCACCAACAAAAGGTAAAAAGAAATAA
- a CDS encoding deoxyguanosinetriphosphate triphosphohydrolase, protein MMEWKYLLSNKRYGQEQYGASTDRARSDFQRDYDRLIFSSPFRRLQNKTQVFPLPGSVFVHNRLTHSLEVASVARSMANIFLKSVEEHQPQLIKDVPLINEVGNIVAAAALAHDLGNPAFGHSGEAAISRYFTDGDGKVYQKEMNKSQWHDLINFEGNANAIRILTHPLKGKGNDAYALTYSTLASIAKYPCASIAGKQKGLLHRKKYGFFQSEEETFKKIAAELQLEKEEGEYLIYKRHPLVYLVEAADDICYSIIDLEDAHRLKILSYEEVKSYLLPFANSTTIEDRLKHDYEDDDAKIGLLRAKAINTLTNQCAAIFFREQEKLLKGELNHSLTDLLPEPYISAWKAVEKISVERIYNFSSVIQKEVAGYKIMAGLLEEFVPALIHNNTHYYKKLVKLIPKQYHTDLTDIYSIIQSVLDFVSGMTDLYAVDLYRNIKGISFPSET, encoded by the coding sequence ATAATGGAGTGGAAATATTTACTTTCGAATAAGAGATACGGACAAGAGCAATACGGTGCCAGCACAGATCGGGCACGTTCAGATTTTCAGCGCGATTACGACCGGTTGATTTTTTCGTCTCCTTTCAGAAGGTTGCAGAATAAAACCCAGGTTTTTCCATTACCGGGAAGTGTTTTTGTACATAACCGTTTAACGCATAGTTTAGAGGTGGCCAGTGTAGCCCGCTCCATGGCCAATATATTTTTAAAAAGCGTGGAAGAACACCAGCCCCAACTGATTAAAGATGTTCCATTAATTAATGAAGTGGGTAATATTGTAGCTGCCGCTGCACTGGCGCACGATTTGGGAAACCCAGCCTTTGGGCATTCTGGTGAAGCCGCCATTTCAAGATATTTTACCGATGGTGACGGAAAGGTTTATCAGAAAGAAATGAACAAATCGCAGTGGCATGATTTAATTAATTTTGAAGGTAATGCCAATGCCATCCGGATTCTTACCCACCCTTTAAAAGGAAAAGGGAATGATGCTTATGCCTTAACCTATTCAACCTTAGCTTCGATTGCAAAATATCCCTGCGCCTCCATTGCTGGTAAACAAAAAGGATTGTTGCATCGCAAAAAATACGGTTTCTTTCAGTCTGAAGAAGAAACTTTTAAAAAGATCGCAGCCGAACTTCAGCTGGAGAAAGAAGAAGGCGAATACCTCATTTATAAACGCCATCCTTTGGTTTATCTGGTCGAAGCTGCCGATGATATCTGTTACAGCATCATTGATTTGGAAGATGCACACCGCTTAAAGATCCTTTCCTACGAAGAAGTAAAAAGTTATCTGTTACCATTTGCCAATTCTACCACCATAGAAGACCGGTTAAAGCACGACTATGAAGACGATGATGCTAAAATTGGTTTGTTGCGGGCCAAAGCGATTAATACTTTAACAAACCAATGCGCGGCCATATTTTTTAGAGAGCAAGAAAAATTATTAAAGGGAGAGCTGAACCATAGTTTAACCGATTTACTGCCCGAACCCTATATCTCGGCCTGGAAAGCTGTTGAAAAAATTTCAGTCGAGCGGATCTACAATTTCTCATCAGTGATACAAAAAGAGGTTGCCGGTTATAAAATTATGGCTGGTTTATTGGAAGAGTTTGTCCCAGCACTTATTCATAACAATACACACTATTACAAAAAACTGGTTAAACTTATACCCAAACAATACCATACTGATTTGACCGATATTTATTCGATCATACAGAGTGTACTGGATTTTGTTTCGGGTATGACAGATTTGTATGCAGTTGATTTATACCGCAATATTAAAGGGATATCCTTTCCTTCAGAAACCTAA
- a CDS encoding band 7 protein encodes MFLSIVGIIIIFIGFAVSSQNNLIGRYSSITKIIGVVFVIIGLSFSMFKVIDAGEVGVKTVFGKVDNEVLYSGLNVINPIAVITPFDVKTQNYTMSGVHDEGNKQTDDALRVLSADGLEVIIDLSVLFRVKGSAAPNILREIGTDYLEKIVRPVSRTAIRDNAVAYDAVALYSSKRDEFQSKIFNTIEKSFAKRGLELEQLLVRNITLPASVKASIESKINAEQDAQKMTFVLQKERQEAERKRVEAQGIADYQRILSTGLSDRQLQYESILAQKEIAKSANTKVIIMGNGKTAPIILGGN; translated from the coding sequence ATGTTCTTAAGTATTGTTGGAATTATTATCATTTTTATCGGCTTTGCCGTATCAAGCCAAAATAACCTTATTGGTCGTTATAGCAGTATCACTAAAATTATTGGTGTAGTGTTCGTGATCATTGGCTTATCATTTTCTATGTTTAAAGTTATCGATGCAGGCGAGGTTGGGGTTAAAACCGTTTTCGGAAAGGTTGATAACGAAGTTTTATATAGCGGCTTAAACGTAATTAATCCCATTGCCGTAATTACCCCTTTTGATGTTAAAACCCAAAACTACACCATGTCTGGCGTGCATGATGAGGGCAATAAGCAAACTGATGATGCTTTACGTGTTTTATCGGCAGATGGCCTGGAGGTGATCATCGATCTCTCCGTACTCTTCAGGGTAAAGGGAAGTGCTGCTCCAAATATCTTAAGGGAAATAGGCACCGATTATCTGGAAAAGATTGTTCGCCCGGTTTCCCGTACCGCCATACGCGATAACGCCGTTGCTTATGATGCCGTTGCATTGTACTCGAGTAAACGGGATGAATTTCAATCTAAAATATTTAACACCATAGAAAAGAGTTTTGCGAAAAGAGGTTTAGAGCTAGAACAACTTCTGGTGCGTAACATTACCTTGCCAGCATCAGTAAAAGCCAGTATCGAATCTAAGATAAATGCCGAACAGGATGCACAAAAGATGACGTTTGTGCTTCAAAAGGAACGCCAGGAAGCAGAACGGAAAAGAGTAGAAGCACAAGGTATTGCTGATTATCAGCGCATCCTTTCTACCGGATTAAGCGATCGCCAGCTCCAGTACGAATCGATTCTGGCTCAAAAAGAAATTGCGAAATCGGCCAATACCAAAGTGATTATTATGGGTAATGGCAAAACCGCACCGATTATTTTAGGTGGCAATTAA
- a CDS encoding SusC/RagA family TonB-linked outer membrane protein — MITIYKPTNGDCRTTVPILNRSFFNALFKFFYCSLFILIPIAASAQTVVTGTVKDEKGLPAVGTSVTETDVKNGTSVDANGKFTITLKGNLKVLNFTLVGYKTQRVTVGASNVVNVNLEEDLNKLNEVVVVGYGTQRRGDISASISTVKASEMNLGGSTSNIGQAIQGKAAGVQVQQTSFAPGAGIQITIRGGNSIQSSNSPLYVVDGFISENGSTINPNDIEDIQILKDASSAAIYGARGGNGVVLITTKKGKMGKVSIDADYSTGRQFLTYKPELLTGQQYTDIQNATYAENGKSPLFPASFIPTNTNWLSEATQNSIVDNMNVSISSGDANSKLYVSGNYIDQVGVLKSTGFTRYTARIGADKKLNERVRLNANFYGASSKSKQQSYGDGITPPLFGIITSLPNLPVYNADGSYYNYLGKSNAIANLLEPTNNRDNKLANANVGLDYEVIKNLTYHLGAGGEFSQTDLGTYTPQTIPAGVANKGLASITSSSTFRWLIENYLTYKYKFNDHDFTLLGGVSAQKDVAQSVNVGSKGFSTDQFLYYNLTAGALPNGYGSNKTQTSFNSYFARLNYAFKDKLLAAFTFRGDASSKFGENNRRGYFPSGSLAYKFTDEDFIKNLNTFSNLKARVSYGVTGNDRILDYAYLAQFGSYNTAIDADGGLVSGIEAKNLANPDLKWESTAQLNAGVDMGFFNGRLNVSIDYYNKKTTDLLLNVPVGNYYGQTIQLANAGSLRNQGIELAVNTTNIASPAFNWNSTFNISYNRQKVLSLGDQIDNIPVNTANPSGTVSGREFTRVLPGRELGELRGYVYAGVIKSGEVYAPQPAAKPGDPKYADINGDGAITPDDQQYLGNTTPRFSTGLANDFSFKGFNLNVFFQGAFGYYLYNMNRLVLESTTGADALNRFVAGKNENTDIPREGYFLSQYGGYVNSRFVENAAYVRLKSVSLGYSIPASLFSKTKLISGLNVYVQAQNLFTITKYTGTDPEVNTHSGSNTGGGLDFNAFPAFKTVTFGIKASFN; from the coding sequence ATGATTACAATTTACAAACCAACAAATGGGGATTGTAGGACAACTGTTCCTATACTAAACCGCTCATTTTTTAATGCTCTTTTTAAATTTTTTTATTGTTCTTTATTTATTTTAATCCCTATTGCAGCCAGTGCGCAGACGGTTGTAACCGGGACGGTGAAAGATGAAAAAGGACTGCCGGCTGTTGGAACATCAGTAACAGAAACTGATGTGAAAAACGGAACATCGGTTGATGCTAACGGTAAGTTTACCATCACCTTGAAAGGTAATTTAAAGGTTTTAAACTTTACACTTGTAGGTTATAAAACCCAGCGGGTTACCGTAGGTGCTTCAAATGTGGTAAATGTAAACTTAGAAGAAGACCTAAATAAACTGAATGAAGTTGTGGTTGTGGGCTATGGTACACAACGAAGAGGCGACATTTCTGCCTCCATAAGTACAGTTAAGGCAAGCGAAATGAACCTTGGCGGAAGTACAAGTAACATTGGCCAGGCCATACAAGGTAAGGCTGCGGGTGTACAGGTGCAGCAAACCAGTTTTGCTCCAGGTGCCGGGATTCAAATTACCATCAGAGGTGGGAATTCCATTCAATCCAGCAACAGCCCACTATATGTAGTCGATGGTTTTATTTCTGAAAACGGAAGTACCATTAATCCAAATGACATTGAAGATATTCAAATCTTAAAAGATGCCTCTTCGGCAGCCATTTATGGTGCCAGAGGGGGGAACGGTGTGGTATTAATCACGACCAAAAAAGGAAAGATGGGTAAAGTAAGTATTGATGCCGATTACTCAACTGGTCGTCAATTTTTGACCTACAAACCGGAGCTTCTAACAGGTCAGCAATATACAGATATACAGAATGCAACTTATGCTGAAAATGGCAAATCGCCACTTTTCCCTGCCAGCTTTATACCTACAAACACCAATTGGTTAAGCGAGGCTACCCAAAATTCGATAGTTGATAATATGAATGTAAGTATTAGCAGTGGAGATGCAAATTCAAAGCTCTATGTATCTGGTAATTATATTGATCAGGTTGGTGTATTAAAAAGCACTGGATTTACCCGATACACGGCGAGAATCGGGGCTGATAAAAAACTAAACGAAAGGGTAAGGTTGAATGCCAATTTTTATGGTGCCAGTTCCAAGTCAAAGCAACAATCGTATGGCGACGGGATTACACCACCACTTTTTGGTATTATAACTTCATTACCTAATTTACCGGTTTATAATGCAGATGGTTCATATTACAATTATCTCGGTAAGAGTAATGCAATAGCGAACTTATTGGAGCCAACTAATAATAGAGACAATAAATTGGCTAACGCTAATGTTGGACTTGATTATGAGGTAATAAAAAATCTAACTTATCATTTAGGTGCAGGAGGTGAGTTTTCGCAGACTGATTTAGGAACTTATACTCCACAAACCATACCTGCTGGCGTTGCCAATAAGGGTTTAGCTAGTATTACGAGCTCATCAACTTTTAGATGGTTAATCGAGAACTATTTAACCTATAAATATAAATTTAATGATCATGATTTTACGTTATTAGGCGGGGTTTCTGCCCAAAAAGATGTTGCACAGTCGGTAAACGTGGGTTCAAAAGGTTTTTCAACGGATCAATTTCTGTATTATAACCTAACTGCTGGTGCATTGCCAAATGGATATGGTAGTAATAAAACCCAAACCAGTTTTAATTCTTACTTTGCAAGGTTAAACTATGCTTTTAAAGATAAGTTGTTAGCTGCATTTACTTTCAGGGGCGATGCTTCCTCTAAATTTGGAGAGAATAACCGCCGGGGTTATTTTCCTTCAGGGTCTTTAGCCTATAAGTTTACTGATGAGGATTTCATTAAAAATCTTAATACTTTTTCTAATTTAAAAGCAAGGGTTAGTTATGGTGTAACTGGTAATGACAGGATTCTAGATTATGCCTACTTAGCTCAATTTGGTAGTTATAATACCGCAATAGATGCCGATGGCGGCTTAGTCTCAGGAATTGAAGCTAAAAATTTAGCCAATCCTGATTTGAAATGGGAAAGCACTGCACAACTGAATGCTGGTGTAGATATGGGCTTTTTTAATGGCCGATTGAATGTTTCGATTGATTATTATAATAAAAAAACAACCGACCTGCTTTTGAATGTACCTGTTGGAAACTATTATGGCCAAACGATTCAATTGGCAAATGCCGGTTCGTTACGAAATCAAGGTATTGAGTTAGCTGTAAATACAACAAACATTGCCAGCCCGGCATTTAACTGGAACTCTACATTCAATATTTCTTACAACAGACAGAAAGTACTTTCTTTAGGCGATCAAATCGATAATATCCCGGTAAATACAGCCAATCCAAGTGGTACGGTTTCCGGAAGAGAGTTTACCCGGGTATTGCCGGGCAGAGAATTGGGTGAATTACGAGGATATGTATATGCAGGTGTAATTAAATCGGGCGAAGTTTATGCACCACAACCAGCAGCAAAACCTGGAGACCCGAAATATGCTGATATTAATGGCGATGGTGCAATTACTCCTGATGACCAACAATATCTAGGAAATACCACTCCTCGTTTTAGTACAGGTTTGGCAAATGATTTCAGCTTTAAAGGTTTTAACCTTAATGTTTTTTTTCAGGGCGCATTTGGGTATTACTTATATAATATGAATCGTTTGGTATTAGAATCAACAACCGGTGCTGATGCGTTAAATAGATTTGTAGCAGGTAAAAATGAAAATACCGATATTCCCAGAGAAGGTTACTTTCTAAGTCAGTATGGCGGTTATGTAAACTCCCGGTTTGTAGAAAATGCCGCATATGTAAGATTGAAATCTGTCTCGCTGGGATATTCAATACCGGCATCTTTATTTTCAAAAACTAAGTTAATCAGCGGATTAAATGTATATGTGCAGGCTCAAAACTTGTTTACCATTACAAAATATACTGGAACAGACCCTGAAGTAAATACGCATTCTGGCTCGAACACTGGTGGTGGATTGGATTTTAATGCTTTCCCTGCCTTTAAAACAGTAACATTTGGAATTAAAGCCTCTTTTAATTAA
- a CDS encoding 30S ribosomal protein S7: MRKSKPKKRIILPDPKFNDVQVTRFVNNMMYDGKKSIAYSIFYDAVEIAEKKAGENGLEIFKRALTNIMPAVEVKSRRVGGANFQVPTEVRPERKTALGMKWLILYARKRGEKTMKEKLAGEIVAAAKGEGAAVKKKEDTHKMAEANKAFSHFRF; the protein is encoded by the coding sequence ATGAGAAAGTCAAAACCAAAAAAGAGAATTATTCTTCCTGATCCAAAATTTAATGATGTTCAGGTAACTCGTTTTGTAAACAATATGATGTACGATGGAAAAAAATCTATCGCTTATTCAATTTTTTACGATGCTGTTGAAATTGCTGAGAAAAAAGCAGGCGAAAACGGTTTAGAGATCTTTAAACGTGCTTTAACTAACATTATGCCAGCTGTAGAGGTTAAATCTCGTCGTGTTGGTGGTGCTAACTTCCAGGTTCCAACTGAGGTTAGACCAGAGCGTAAAACAGCTTTAGGTATGAAATGGTTAATTTTATATGCTCGTAAACGTGGCGAAAAAACCATGAAAGAGAAATTAGCTGGTGAAATCGTAGCTGCTGCTAAAGGTGAAGGTGCTGCTGTTAAGAAGAAAGAAGATACGCACAAAATGGCTGAGGCTAACAAAGCGTTCTCTCACTTCAGATTCTAA
- a CDS encoding 30S ribosomal protein S10, producing the protein MSQRIRIKLKSYDYNLVDKSAEKIVKTVKPTGAVVSGPIPLPTEKKIFTVLRSPHVNKKAREQFQLCAYKRLLDIYSSNSKTVDALMKLELPSGVEVEIKV; encoded by the coding sequence ATGAGCCAAAGAATCAGAATTAAATTAAAATCTTACGATTACAACTTGGTAGATAAATCTGCTGAGAAAATCGTAAAAACTGTTAAACCTACGGGTGCAGTTGTAAGTGGACCAATTCCACTTCCTACAGAGAAAAAAATCTTTACTGTTTTACGTTCTCCACACGTAAACAAAAAAGCTAGAGAGCAGTTCCAATTGTGCGCTTACAAACGTTTATTGGATATTTATAGCTCTAACTCTAAAACAGTTGATGCTTTAATGAAACTTGAATTACCTAGTGGTGTGGAAGTTGAAATCAAAGTTTAA
- a CDS encoding adenylyl-sulfate kinase, giving the protein MSLQTTAKNGFVIPDQKGIVVWLFGLSGSGKTTISTLLKEKLEEEGFFAITLDGDVLREGINKDLGFSEADRAENIRRAAEIARLMMMNNVITICSFITPLEEHRALAAQIIGEQYFEVFLDCPLAVCKERDVKGLYKDADRNLISNFTGVSARFEPALNAHLIIKTNTESPVQSRDKLFLEIISKIKTQA; this is encoded by the coding sequence ATGTCGCTTCAAACTACAGCTAAAAATGGTTTTGTTATTCCAGATCAAAAGGGAATAGTGGTTTGGCTATTTGGATTGTCGGGTTCCGGAAAAACCACCATTTCGACTTTATTAAAGGAAAAGCTCGAAGAAGAAGGGTTTTTCGCGATAACATTAGACGGAGATGTACTTCGGGAAGGTATCAATAAAGATTTGGGCTTTAGCGAAGCCGATCGGGCAGAAAATATCAGAAGGGCTGCAGAAATAGCCAGACTGATGATGATGAACAATGTGATTACCATATGTTCATTTATCACCCCTCTTGAAGAACATCGGGCATTGGCTGCTCAGATTATTGGAGAACAGTATTTTGAAGTCTTTTTAGATTGCCCGCTGGCTGTATGCAAAGAAAGAGATGTAAAAGGTTTATACAAAGACGCAGACCGAAACCTGATCTCAAATTTTACAGGCGTGAGTGCCAGGTTCGAGCCTGCCTTAAACGCCCATCTCATTATCAAAACCAATACAGAAAGCCCTGTTCAGAGTAGGGATAAGCTATTTCTGGAGATCATTTCTAAAATCAAAACCCAGGCTTAA
- a CDS encoding elongation factor G gives MARDLKFTRNIGIAAHIDAGKTTTTERILYYAGVSHKIGEVHEGAATMDWMAQEQERGITITSAATTVEWKYRGQAYHMNIIDTPGHVDFTVEVNRSLRVLDGLVFLFSAVDGVEPQSETNWRLANNYNVARIGFVNKMDRSGADFLKVVKQVKDMLGSNAVPLQLPIGSEDNFKGVVDLINNRGIVWNEHDKGMTFTEVPIPEDMLDEVAEWREKLLESVADYDESLMEKFFEDPNSITEREILDALRAAVLDAKIVPMVCGSSFKNKGVQTMLDYVMELLPSPLDSEGVTGTNPDTGAEVLLKPSINEPFAALAFKIATDPFVGRLCFIRVYSGNLEAGSYVYNTRSESKERISRIFQMHANKQNPVPNVAAGDIAAVVGFKDIKTGDTLCEEKNPIVLESMNFPEPVIGLAIEPKTQADVDKLGMGLAKLAEEDPTFRVQTDQETGQTVISGMGELHLDILIDRLKREFKVEVNQGAPQVAYKEAIFGSTQHRETYKKQSGGRGKFADIQVVISPIDADFEKGGLQFVNEITGGSIPREFIPSVEKGFAAAMANGVLAGYPLPDMKVRLIDGSFHAVDSDALSFELAARMAYREALPKCKPTLMEPIMKIEILTPEENMGDVIGDMNRRRGQLLGMDTRNGSQVIKATVPLSEMFGYVTQLRTITSGRATSTMEFDHYEAAPKNVQDEVVAKSKGRVKSED, from the coding sequence ATGGCAAGAGATTTAAAATTTACAAGAAATATTGGAATCGCGGCTCACATTGATGCGGGTAAAACTACAACAACTGAGCGTATTCTTTATTATGCTGGTGTAAGTCATAAAATTGGTGAAGTGCACGAAGGTGCTGCAACAATGGACTGGATGGCACAAGAGCAAGAGCGTGGTATCACGATCACTTCTGCTGCAACTACGGTTGAGTGGAAATACAGAGGTCAGGCTTACCACATGAACATTATCGATACACCAGGACACGTGGATTTTACCGTAGAGGTAAACCGTTCGTTACGTGTATTAGATGGTTTAGTGTTCTTGTTTTCTGCAGTTGATGGTGTTGAGCCTCAATCAGAAACCAACTGGCGTTTGGCTAACAACTACAATGTTGCCCGTATCGGTTTCGTTAACAAAATGGACCGTTCTGGAGCTGACTTCTTAAAAGTTGTTAAACAAGTTAAAGATATGTTAGGTAGTAATGCAGTTCCATTACAATTACCTATCGGTTCTGAAGATAACTTTAAAGGTGTGGTTGATTTGATCAACAACCGTGGTATCGTTTGGAATGAGCATGATAAAGGTATGACCTTTACTGAAGTGCCAATCCCTGAAGATATGTTAGATGAGGTTGCGGAGTGGAGAGAGAAATTACTAGAATCAGTTGCTGATTATGATGAGTCTTTAATGGAGAAATTCTTTGAAGATCCAAACTCAATCACTGAGCGCGAAATTTTAGATGCTTTACGTGCAGCTGTTTTAGATGCTAAAATCGTTCCTATGGTTTGTGGTTCATCTTTCAAAAACAAAGGTGTTCAAACCATGTTGGATTATGTGATGGAATTATTGCCTTCACCTCTTGATTCAGAAGGTGTAACTGGTACTAATCCAGATACAGGTGCTGAAGTTTTATTAAAACCAAGTATCAATGAGCCATTTGCAGCTTTAGCATTTAAAATTGCAACTGACCCATTCGTAGGCCGTTTATGTTTTATCCGTGTTTACTCGGGTAACTTAGAAGCTGGTTCTTACGTGTACAACACCCGTTCAGAAAGTAAAGAGCGTATTTCCCGTATCTTCCAAATGCACGCTAACAAGCAAAACCCTGTGCCTAATGTGGCTGCTGGTGATATTGCTGCAGTAGTAGGATTTAAAGATATCAAAACTGGTGATACCCTTTGTGAAGAGAAAAACCCAATCGTTCTTGAGTCTATGAACTTCCCTGAGCCGGTTATCGGTTTAGCTATTGAGCCTAAAACTCAAGCTGACGTTGATAAATTAGGTATGGGCTTGGCTAAATTAGCTGAAGAAGATCCTACATTCAGAGTGCAAACTGATCAGGAAACTGGCCAAACCGTTATCTCTGGTATGGGTGAGTTACACTTAGATATTTTAATTGACCGTTTAAAACGCGAATTTAAAGTTGAGGTTAACCAGGGTGCGCCACAAGTAGCTTACAAAGAAGCAATTTTTGGTAGTACTCAACACCGTGAAACTTATAAAAAACAATCTGGTGGTCGTGGTAAATTTGCCGATATCCAGGTGGTTATTTCACCAATTGATGCTGATTTCGAAAAAGGTGGTTTACAGTTCGTAAACGAAATTACAGGTGGTTCTATTCCACGTGAGTTTATCCCTTCAGTAGAAAAAGGATTTGCTGCTGCAATGGCTAACGGTGTATTAGCTGGTTATCCGCTTCCTGATATGAAAGTACGTTTGATTGATGGTTCATTCCACGCAGTCGATTCAGATGCTTTATCATTCGAGCTTGCTGCCCGTATGGCATATCGTGAGGCTTTACCGAAATGTAAACCTACTTTGATGGAGCCAATCATGAAAATCGAAATCTTAACCCCTGAAGAAAACATGGGTGATGTAATCGGTGACATGAACCGTCGTCGTGGTCAATTATTAGGTATGGATACCCGTAACGGATCTCAGGTAATTAAAGCTACTGTGCCACTTTCTGAAATGTTTGGTTATGTAACGCAGTTACGTACAATCACTTCAGGTCGTGCAACTTCTACAATGGAATTTGACCACTATGAAGCTGCGCCTAAAAACGTACAGGATGAAGTAGTTGCTAAATCTAAAGGAAGAGTAAAATCTGAAGACTAA